Proteins co-encoded in one Desulfitobacterium hafniense DCB-2 genomic window:
- the mrdA gene encoding penicillin-binding protein 2: MEEDKERKPYTRRLWGLSAVVFLVFLILGFNLWRLQIAKASYYETKAQGNIMKLVSIPSNRGDIVDRNGELLVTSVPQFALTIDWMDLQTAPVDSVQEVVARLAGYIKPYWPIKEQSVENITEDILVMMQNQQWERYRSVTVMGDVPDPLKAIIAEHKDELPGINIEALPVRDYRKGTLAGHLLGYVREVGSEEEIASFNKNPQAQEDGFKYTQGDQVGKMGVEKGYDYWLRGREGVQQVIVDNSARPIAKEVIQPSEPGKTLQLTLDAKLQAVVEKTLDDVFREYVHPQHPDSNQGAAVVIEVKTGKILAMTSHPYMDPNDLTGIISEELAEKYFQAKDAASYNRALSGTYAPGSTFKMITAMAGLHAGVVTPYEQFNSSNVAATLGTIHGIQEWSWGGFGLVDLNRAMAKSSNTYFQAVGQRVFNKNGELIKQIANEFGLGVYTGVDIPGESKGSAPSPEWKKATFGPQYEKARDNALAKIEEEYKAKLGSAKDEAERKKLESQKKSKINQVEADYAYNVRWFVDWQYSETFNTSIGQGDNVYTPLQLANYVATIVNGGKRMQPYVVDKILDPVTGETVYQNEPIVRNTVSVSPEILQTVKEAMSKVTIGEGTASGIFADVPEFSGGAKTGTAQIGSKGTAAGELFNGVFVAFAPYDDPQIAFAGVVEYGGHGGETAGAVAKAAFMEYFGWESNK, translated from the coding sequence ATGGAAGAAGATAAAGAACGCAAACCCTATACACGCCGTCTCTGGGGCCTTAGCGCCGTCGTGTTTCTCGTATTCCTGATTCTTGGCTTCAACCTTTGGCGATTACAAATCGCCAAAGCTTCCTATTACGAGACAAAGGCCCAGGGTAATATCATGAAACTGGTCTCCATCCCTTCCAACCGTGGAGACATTGTCGATCGCAATGGTGAATTGCTGGTTACCAGTGTGCCTCAGTTCGCTCTGACTATTGATTGGATGGATCTGCAAACGGCTCCCGTCGATAGTGTGCAGGAAGTCGTTGCCCGCCTGGCGGGCTACATTAAACCCTATTGGCCGATTAAAGAGCAAAGTGTGGAGAATATCACAGAGGATATTCTGGTCATGATGCAAAATCAGCAGTGGGAGCGTTATCGATCGGTTACGGTTATGGGTGATGTGCCGGATCCTCTCAAGGCTATTATTGCGGAGCATAAGGATGAACTTCCGGGTATTAACATCGAAGCATTGCCTGTACGTGATTATCGCAAGGGTACCTTAGCCGGTCATCTTTTGGGATATGTCCGTGAAGTAGGCAGTGAGGAGGAAATTGCTTCGTTTAATAAAAATCCTCAAGCCCAGGAGGATGGGTTTAAATACACCCAAGGGGATCAGGTAGGAAAAATGGGCGTGGAAAAAGGCTACGATTACTGGCTGCGCGGCAGAGAAGGGGTTCAGCAGGTCATCGTGGATAATAGTGCCCGCCCCATTGCCAAAGAAGTCATTCAGCCCTCCGAGCCCGGGAAAACTCTGCAACTGACCCTTGATGCCAAGCTGCAGGCTGTGGTGGAGAAGACCTTGGATGATGTGTTCAGGGAGTATGTACATCCTCAGCATCCCGACTCCAATCAGGGTGCCGCAGTAGTCATAGAGGTTAAGACGGGAAAGATCCTGGCGATGACTTCCCATCCCTATATGGATCCTAATGATCTCACTGGGATTATCTCTGAGGAACTTGCCGAGAAGTATTTCCAAGCGAAAGATGCAGCCTCCTATAATCGGGCATTATCCGGAACCTATGCCCCGGGCTCAACCTTTAAAATGATTACAGCTATGGCCGGTTTGCATGCCGGCGTGGTGACTCCTTATGAGCAGTTTAACAGCTCCAATGTGGCGGCTACTTTGGGAACGATCCATGGTATTCAGGAGTGGTCTTGGGGAGGGTTCGGATTAGTGGATCTGAATCGGGCCATGGCTAAGTCTTCCAATACCTATTTCCAAGCGGTGGGGCAAAGAGTCTTTAATAAAAACGGAGAGCTGATAAAGCAGATTGCCAATGAATTTGGTCTCGGTGTCTATACGGGTGTGGATATTCCCGGTGAGTCCAAAGGAAGTGCTCCTTCACCGGAATGGAAAAAGGCAACTTTCGGGCCCCAATATGAAAAAGCCAGGGATAATGCCCTTGCCAAAATCGAAGAGGAGTATAAGGCCAAGCTTGGGTCGGCTAAGGATGAGGCCGAGCGGAAGAAATTAGAAAGCCAGAAGAAGAGCAAGATCAATCAAGTGGAAGCGGATTACGCCTATAATGTTCGTTGGTTTGTCGATTGGCAGTATTCCGAGACCTTTAATACCTCGATCGGACAAGGGGATAATGTCTATACGCCATTGCAGCTTGCTAATTATGTGGCGACCATTGTCAACGGCGGTAAGAGAATGCAGCCCTATGTGGTGGACAAGATCCTGGATCCTGTGACAGGTGAAACAGTGTATCAGAACGAACCTATAGTCAGAAACACCGTCTCGGTTTCCCCGGAAATATTGCAGACAGTTAAAGAGGCTATGAGCAAAGTTACCATCGGTGAAGGAACGGCAAGCGGAATTTTTGCTGATGTTCCGGAGTTCAGCGGCGGGGCCAAGACTGGGACGGCTCAGATCGGTTCCAAAGGTACAGCAGCCGGGGAGCTCTTTAATGGGGTCTTTGTGGCCTTTGCACCTTATGATGATCCGCAAATAGCTTTTGCCGGAGTTGTCGAATACGGAGGCCATGGCGGTGAAACTGCCGGTGCTGTAGCTAAAGCTGCTTTTATGGAGTATTTTGGCTGGGAATCTAACAAATGA
- the minE gene encoding cell division topological specificity factor MinE yields the protein MLEFISRMLGKEPASKNVAKERLRLVLVHDRATISPHMLNQLKEDLIKVISNYMEIDEGALEVNLNQDDREVALIANIPVIKMKRDYSVKG from the coding sequence ATGTTAGAGTTTATTAGTCGAATGTTAGGAAAGGAACCCGCTTCTAAAAACGTTGCAAAAGAACGCTTAAGGCTTGTCCTCGTGCATGACCGGGCTACTATCTCACCACATATGCTTAATCAATTGAAGGAAGACTTGATCAAAGTAATTTCTAATTATATGGAGATTGACGAGGGTGCTTTAGAAGTTAACCTTAATCAAGATGACCGTGAAGTGGCCTTGATCGCCAATATTCCTGTTATAAAAATGAAACGGGATTATTCTGTCAAAGGGTAA
- the mreC gene encoding rod shape-determining protein MreC, whose translation MRKRVTGTGIMVLVFFLVLGVLVSIRLTGLGSQFPNPIGGVLQRVLSPVEGVILRAGNSLKDNTRVFWNFGDVQKENEELRTRVEQLTGDNLKLKEQVLAGLRYNELDSKMFKSPDVDKYTKIGASIISRNPNAWYQTLTINRGTNDGVAVDDPVIVALGLVGKIVSVTPTTSEVLLITDSEGQVSALVRGSTGSPTFGIVEGTYKRTSRLEAEGNLQMLLRRDDNVNVGDLVLTSGLGGVYPKDIPVGKVEQIQLDGSGLLKTAYISPLVNFDSLEEIYIIEKSGGQ comes from the coding sequence GTGCGGAAAAGAGTGACTGGAACGGGAATTATGGTTCTCGTTTTCTTCCTCGTGTTAGGAGTCTTAGTAAGTATTCGACTGACCGGACTGGGAAGCCAATTCCCTAACCCCATAGGTGGGGTGCTGCAACGAGTCCTAAGCCCTGTAGAAGGTGTTATCCTGAGAGCAGGCAATAGCTTAAAGGATAACACCCGGGTTTTCTGGAACTTCGGTGACGTTCAGAAAGAAAATGAGGAATTAAGGACCAGAGTTGAACAACTTACAGGAGACAATCTAAAGCTTAAAGAGCAGGTTTTAGCAGGACTCCGCTATAATGAACTGGATTCAAAAATGTTTAAGAGCCCCGATGTGGATAAGTATACGAAGATTGGTGCCAGTATTATTAGCCGCAATCCCAATGCCTGGTATCAGACTCTAACTATTAATCGGGGGACGAATGACGGTGTAGCGGTGGATGATCCGGTCATCGTTGCTTTGGGTTTAGTGGGCAAGATTGTCTCGGTGACGCCCACTACTTCAGAAGTACTTTTAATCACAGATAGTGAAGGCCAAGTCAGTGCCCTGGTTCGAGGAAGCACCGGTTCGCCAACCTTTGGCATTGTTGAAGGGACATATAAGCGAACTTCCCGCCTTGAAGCAGAAGGAAATCTCCAGATGCTTTTGCGTCGTGACGACAATGTCAATGTTGGTGATTTGGTGCTCACTTCGGGTTTGGGTGGAGTTTATCCCAAAGATATTCCCGTCGGTAAGGTAGAGCAGATTCAATTGGACGGTTCGGGACTGTTGAAAACAGCATATATATCGCCTTTGGTGAATTTTGATTCTCTGGAGGAAATTTATATTATAGAAAAGTCAGGGGGGCAGTAA
- a CDS encoding DUF4321 domain-containing protein, with protein MPAGRTNSGAGRTLLLILSGGAIGTLIGYGFEKISFLAPFLRPAVIDFPSHTYLDFFFITFSFGFRLNITVATVLGAMVGYYLARKW; from the coding sequence ATGCCGGCAGGTCGAACTAATTCAGGAGCGGGTCGCACCCTACTTCTTATCTTGTCAGGAGGGGCTATTGGGACATTAATAGGCTATGGGTTCGAAAAGATCTCTTTCTTGGCACCTTTTCTGCGCCCAGCCGTCATTGATTTCCCTTCACATACCTATTTAGACTTCTTTTTTATCACCTTTTCATTTGGATTTCGTCTGAATATCACCGTTGCTACGGTTTTAGGGGCAATGGTTGGTTACTATCTGGCTAGGAAGTGGTAG
- the mreD gene encoding rod shape-determining protein MreD has protein sequence MRRNILIIVMLLFSLILPGTVFYFWSWGGIKPDLVLLFTIYMALHHRTLPGALWGLGAGMLADFYLGRHFGMYALTLTVVALLSDWLSQRWYRENYFLIALLVFLVTFVGEGLIAFLNILVGARWSLSDAFRLVIGVSVYNAVLVPLTYPWIHRSFTRGWLKYRPKYDR, from the coding sequence ATGCGGCGCAATATCCTCATTATCGTTATGCTCCTTTTCAGCTTGATTCTTCCGGGAACTGTTTTCTATTTTTGGTCCTGGGGCGGAATAAAACCTGATTTGGTGTTGTTATTTACCATTTATATGGCTCTGCATCACCGCACTTTACCGGGAGCACTTTGGGGTTTGGGAGCAGGGATGCTCGCAGATTTTTATCTGGGCAGACACTTTGGCATGTATGCTTTAACTTTAACTGTGGTGGCACTATTATCGGACTGGCTCTCCCAACGCTGGTATCGGGAGAACTACTTCTTAATAGCTTTGCTGGTTTTTTTGGTTACTTTCGTGGGAGAAGGGCTGATTGCTTTTTTGAATATCCTGGTGGGAGCACGGTGGTCTTTAAGCGATGCATTCCGCTTGGTGATCGGGGTCTCGGTGTATAACGCTGTACTGGTGCCCCTCACTTATCCGTGGATTCATCGTTCGTTTACACGGGGGTGGCTGAAGTATCGGCCCAAGTATGATCGGTGA
- the minC gene encoding septum site-determining protein MinC: MTRTEHIALKGTREGLILYLDPEAAFSLLMDELKKLLEDSDQFLQGAMVRCYGGEKEYSPEQQEELTYCLAEHSLTLKGWLTAAEVYSSVRKTPAVQEEPQRIPEEGLEEGPSLFVERTLRSGASIQYDGHVIVLGDVNPGAEIVAGGNIVVIGSLKGVAHAGAKGNRNSIVTAYHLVPTQLRIADLVTRSPEGEQEWRGPECARIKDDRLVVEGIQLNGLRGKGMIR; the protein is encoded by the coding sequence TTGACACGGACAGAGCATATTGCCTTAAAAGGTACTCGGGAAGGCCTCATTTTATATCTGGATCCCGAGGCAGCCTTTTCGCTTTTGATGGATGAACTTAAAAAGCTGCTGGAGGATTCCGACCAATTTCTTCAAGGAGCAATGGTTCGGTGCTACGGAGGGGAAAAGGAATATTCTCCGGAGCAACAGGAAGAGCTAACTTATTGCCTGGCCGAACATAGTCTTACTCTAAAAGGGTGGCTTACGGCTGCAGAAGTTTATTCCAGTGTCCGGAAGACACCGGCCGTTCAGGAAGAACCTCAGCGGATTCCGGAAGAAGGGTTGGAGGAGGGTCCCAGCCTGTTTGTGGAGCGCACGCTGCGCTCGGGGGCCAGCATTCAGTATGACGGTCATGTCATCGTCCTGGGCGATGTTAATCCAGGTGCAGAAATTGTGGCCGGCGGGAATATTGTTGTGATTGGGTCCTTAAAAGGAGTTGCCCATGCAGGTGCTAAGGGTAATCGGAATTCAATAGTGACTGCTTATCATTTAGTGCCAACTCAGCTGAGGATTGCCGATCTGGTGACCCGTTCTCCGGAAGGTGAGCAGGAATGGAGGGGCCCGGAATGTGCTCGGATTAAAGATGACCGCCTTGTCGTTGAAGGGATTCAGCTCAATGGACTCAGGGGAAAAGGAATGATTCGTTAA
- the radC gene encoding RadC family protein — translation MDYRRLKDLPEELLPRERLFQYGADALSNREILAILLRTGVKGENVLDFSERLLTETGGLSGLARLTVHELTRYRGMGTAKAAELKAALELGRRSVSSDPLVRPVINSPQDIAHLVMEEMRYLDREHFRVVSLSTKNHVLGISSISVGSLNSSLVHPRECFKEAIRRNSNAIILLHNHPSGDPTPSSEDIDVTRRLSDGGQILGIEVLDHVIIGDNRYISLKERGIL, via the coding sequence ATGGATTACCGTCGGTTAAAGGATCTACCTGAGGAATTATTACCTCGTGAACGGTTGTTTCAATATGGAGCAGATGCCCTCTCTAATCGGGAAATTCTGGCCATTTTGTTGAGGACTGGGGTCAAAGGAGAGAATGTCCTGGATTTTTCAGAACGCCTTTTGACTGAAACGGGAGGGTTATCAGGATTAGCTCGCTTAACGGTTCATGAGTTGACCCGGTATCGTGGTATGGGAACGGCTAAAGCGGCTGAACTAAAGGCGGCATTGGAATTGGGGCGGCGTTCAGTATCTTCGGATCCCTTGGTACGCCCTGTGATCAATTCTCCTCAAGACATAGCCCATTTGGTCATGGAAGAAATGCGCTATCTGGATCGAGAGCATTTCCGGGTCGTGAGTCTATCGACCAAGAACCATGTGCTGGGGATCAGTTCCATTTCCGTAGGCTCTTTGAATTCTTCTTTGGTACATCCCCGGGAGTGCTTTAAAGAGGCCATCCGGCGTAATTCCAATGCGATTATCCTTTTGCACAATCATCCCAGTGGGGACCCGACCCCCAGTAGTGAAGATATTGATGTAACCCGTAGATTATCCGATGGGGGGCAGATTCTGGGTATCGAAGTCCTTGATCATGTCATTATCGGAGACAATCGGTACATAAGCTTGAAAGAACGAGGAATATTATAG
- a CDS encoding Maf family protein: MLVLASASPRRAMLLEAEGFSFIRVEADVSEVLPQGISPESAVKGLALRKAQAGLNRWLNHGGSREDIILGADTIVVLNQQILGKPRDEEEAEAMLTALSGQTHYVYTGVALVNGAGRQECGAVCTAVFFRSLTHEEILEYIATGEPVDKAGAYGIQGLGGHLVDHYEGSLSNVIGLPMEYVKERLSVWGMGLGDIALHEVKDGLPSVKGST; the protein is encoded by the coding sequence ATGCTCGTACTGGCTTCAGCTTCTCCCCGCAGGGCAATGCTTCTGGAAGCAGAGGGCTTTTCCTTTATACGAGTGGAAGCGGATGTTTCTGAAGTACTTCCCCAAGGTATTTCCCCCGAATCAGCAGTGAAGGGACTGGCTTTGCGCAAAGCTCAGGCTGGGTTGAATCGTTGGCTGAATCATGGTGGAAGCAGAGAGGATATAATTCTGGGGGCTGATACCATCGTTGTCTTAAACCAGCAGATTCTCGGCAAACCCAGAGATGAGGAAGAGGCAGAAGCTATGCTGACCGCATTAAGCGGACAAACTCACTACGTGTACACTGGAGTGGCCTTGGTCAATGGAGCAGGGCGCCAGGAATGTGGTGCGGTATGTACGGCAGTCTTTTTCCGTTCCCTGACCCATGAGGAGATTCTGGAGTATATTGCTACGGGAGAGCCTGTGGATAAAGCGGGAGCCTATGGGATTCAAGGGCTGGGAGGCCATTTAGTGGATCATTATGAAGGATCTTTAAGCAATGTGATTGGCTTACCCATGGAGTATGTTAAAGAGCGGCTGAGTGTGTGGGGGATGGGACTTGGAGATATCGCCCTGCATGAGGTGAAGGATGGATTACCGTCGGTTAAAGGATCTACCTGA
- a CDS encoding redox-sensing transcriptional repressor Rex, with product MKTLKIPEATIIRLSVYSRHLTDVDRKGIVTISSGDIAEGVGVSPAQVRKDLAYFGEFGTRGVGYNVKDLHRHILKILGLSQDWSVCLVGMGNLGLALTTYKGFRERGFIITSIFDNDPQKIGTTVNGVEVLPVDRLEEVAKANKTQIGIISVPSPYAQEIADKLISAGVQAILNFAPVVLNVPPEVELRNVDLAVNLEVLTFNVGTRRA from the coding sequence TTGAAAACACTAAAAATCCCAGAGGCAACGATTATTCGTCTTTCCGTTTATTCACGTCATTTAACGGATGTGGATCGTAAAGGAATCGTTACAATATCTTCTGGCGATATTGCAGAGGGAGTTGGAGTGAGTCCGGCTCAAGTTCGAAAAGATTTAGCTTACTTTGGTGAATTTGGAACGCGTGGTGTGGGTTATAATGTTAAAGACTTGCATCGCCATATTCTGAAGATTCTTGGCTTAAGCCAGGATTGGAGCGTATGCCTGGTCGGTATGGGCAACTTAGGTTTAGCTTTGACCACATACAAAGGTTTCCGTGAGCGTGGCTTCATTATCACGAGCATCTTTGATAATGATCCGCAAAAAATTGGAACCACTGTTAATGGCGTTGAAGTGTTGCCTGTGGACAGGCTGGAGGAAGTTGCCAAGGCCAATAAGACTCAGATCGGTATTATTTCCGTGCCGTCTCCCTATGCTCAGGAAATCGCCGATAAGCTTATTAGTGCCGGAGTACAGGCTATTCTTAACTTTGCTCCTGTGGTACTTAATGTCCCGCCGGAAGTTGAACTTAGAAATGTAGACTTGGCGGTCAATCTGGAAGTGCTGACCTTTAACGTGGGAACCCGTCGCGCTTAA
- the minD gene encoding septum site-determining protein MinD, with translation MGEVIVVTSGKGGVGKTTTSANIGTGLAAQGLKVVLVDTDIGLRNLDVVMGLENRIVYDIVDVTSGTCRLKQALIKDKRFENLYLLPAAQTKDKSAVSLQQMKDLCDELKKEFDYAIIDCPAGIEQGFRNAIVGADRAVVVTTPEVSAVRDADRIIGLLEAADLRSPRLIINRIRPHMVKRGDMMDISDIIDILAIELLGVIPDDESIVISTNRGEPAVMDHSSRAGEAYRRITRRIQGEEVPLMNLDVPDGFMDKVKKFFGMK, from the coding sequence ATGGGTGAAGTCATTGTAGTAACTTCAGGAAAAGGTGGAGTCGGCAAAACGACCACTTCTGCAAATATCGGAACAGGGCTTGCTGCACAAGGGCTCAAAGTAGTTTTAGTGGATACGGATATCGGGTTGCGCAATTTGGATGTGGTCATGGGACTTGAGAACCGCATTGTTTATGATATCGTCGATGTGACCAGCGGGACATGCCGGTTAAAGCAAGCTTTGATTAAAGATAAGCGTTTTGAGAATTTGTATCTCCTTCCGGCAGCCCAGACCAAGGACAAGTCTGCAGTAAGCCTTCAGCAAATGAAGGATCTCTGCGACGAATTAAAGAAGGAATTTGATTACGCTATCATTGACTGCCCGGCAGGTATTGAGCAAGGTTTCCGTAATGCCATAGTCGGTGCTGACCGTGCCGTAGTCGTCACCACACCGGAGGTGAGTGCCGTCCGTGATGCGGATAGAATTATTGGCCTTCTGGAAGCAGCTGATTTGCGCAGTCCGCGCCTAATCATTAACCGGATTCGTCCCCATATGGTGAAGCGTGGCGATATGATGGATATTTCCGATATCATTGATATTTTAGCTATTGAGCTTCTGGGAGTCATTCCTGATGACGAAAGCATCGTCATTTCTACAAACCGTGGCGAACCAGCGGTCATGGATCATTCCTCACGTGCTGGAGAAGCATACCGACGGATTACACGAAGAATCCAAGGCGAAGAGGTCCCGCTGATGAATCTCGATGTACCCGATGGATTCATGGATAAAGTGAAAAAGTTCTTCGGTATGAAATAA
- the aspA gene encoding aspartate ammonia-lyase, producing the protein MVRKEKDLLGVMEVPEDVYYGIQTLRARENFPITGYRPHHELIRGLGLVKAAAAQANMDIGSLNHEIGEAVIKASLEVAEGAFNDHFVVDVIQGGAGTSINMNANEVIANRAIEILGGRKGDYSRVHPNVHVNMAQSTNDVFPTAIRIACLNVADDLLHALNELKSAFQEKAREFDGVIKMGRTHLQDAVPIRLGQEFAAYGQMLERDLRRITEAAKSLHSINMGATAVGTGLNADPIYIEEVSENLRKVTGLPLLRADNLVDATQNTDAFLEVSGALKTLAVNLSKIANDLRLMASGPRTGFGEINLPAMQPGSSIMPGKVNPVMAEVVNQVSFQVQGNDFTIALACGAGQLELNVMEPVVVFNLLQSLDILRNVIKVFKERCVDGITANVERCRDLVENSVGVVTAINPHVGYEVASRIAKEAIVNGRPVREIVLERGLLTSEELDLILNPHEMTNPGISGSELLKGVLPRGH; encoded by the coding sequence ATGGTGCGCAAGGAAAAGGACTTGCTCGGAGTTATGGAAGTACCGGAAGACGTCTATTATGGAATACAGACCTTAAGAGCTCGTGAAAACTTCCCGATTACGGGATATCGCCCACACCATGAATTAATCCGGGGATTGGGTTTGGTGAAGGCTGCTGCCGCTCAAGCCAATATGGACATCGGTTCCTTGAACCACGAGATCGGCGAGGCTGTAATTAAAGCATCTCTGGAAGTGGCCGAGGGTGCCTTTAATGACCATTTTGTGGTTGATGTCATTCAAGGAGGAGCAGGAACCTCGATTAATATGAATGCTAATGAAGTGATTGCTAACCGGGCTATTGAGATTTTGGGAGGGCGAAAAGGGGATTACTCCCGGGTTCATCCCAATGTTCATGTTAACATGGCGCAGAGCACCAATGATGTATTTCCCACAGCCATCCGTATTGCCTGTCTTAATGTAGCAGACGATCTTCTTCATGCCTTAAATGAGTTGAAGAGTGCTTTTCAAGAGAAGGCCAGGGAGTTTGACGGAGTCATCAAGATGGGGAGAACCCATCTTCAGGATGCGGTTCCTATTCGCTTAGGGCAGGAATTCGCCGCCTATGGACAAATGCTGGAGAGAGATCTGCGCAGGATCACTGAAGCAGCGAAGTCCTTACATAGTATTAATATGGGTGCAACAGCTGTAGGTACCGGGCTGAATGCTGATCCGATTTATATTGAGGAAGTTTCTGAGAATCTGAGGAAGGTTACCGGGTTGCCGTTATTGCGAGCGGATAATCTGGTAGATGCGACACAGAACACGGATGCCTTTTTGGAGGTGTCGGGTGCTCTTAAGACCCTGGCCGTTAACCTCTCTAAGATCGCCAATGATCTGCGGCTGATGGCCTCTGGGCCCAGAACGGGCTTTGGGGAAATTAATCTTCCTGCTATGCAGCCGGGGTCTTCTATTATGCCCGGGAAAGTCAATCCCGTCATGGCTGAGGTGGTCAACCAGGTATCCTTCCAGGTACAGGGAAATGATTTTACCATTGCCTTAGCCTGTGGAGCGGGGCAGCTGGAACTCAATGTGATGGAGCCTGTGGTAGTCTTCAATCTGCTCCAATCTTTGGATATCCTCCGCAATGTGATCAAGGTCTTCAAAGAGCGCTGTGTCGATGGGATAACCGCTAATGTGGAACGCTGTCGGGATCTGGTTGAAAACAGCGTCGGTGTCGTCACCGCAATCAACCCCCATGTAGGATACGAAGTCGCTTCCCGAATCGCCAAGGAAGCCATAGTGAACGGCCGTCCTGTCAGAGAGATTGTCCTGGAAAGAGGACTTTTGACCTCCGAGGAGCTGGATCTTATATTAAATCCTCACGAAATGACCAATCCGGGTATCAGCGGCTCGGAGTTGCTTAAGGGAGTGCTTCCCCGTGGTCATTAA
- a CDS encoding rod shape-determining protein translates to MFFGKDLGIDLGTANTLVHMKGKGIVCNEPSVVAIDIEKKTPLAVGDKAKEMIGRTPGNIVAIRPLKDGVISDFNVTQKMLKYFITRALGTESPFARPRVVICVPSGVTPVEERAVKEAALAAGAKDPVIMEEPMAAAIGAGLPVSEPTGNMIVDIGGGTTEVAVISLGGIVTSRSIRIAGDEMDDSIVAHIKRRYNLMIGYRTAEDIKMEIGYAYQAEKGKAYQVRGRDLLTGLPKTVEVTAEEIQEALQEPVVAIVEGVKSCLEKTPPELAADIMDRGIVMAGGGSLLRNLDKLIADETGMPVHLAEDPLSCVALGTGKVLENAEVFRRIAALQKS, encoded by the coding sequence ATGTTTTTTGGCAAAGATTTGGGCATTGATTTAGGCACTGCAAATACGCTGGTTCATATGAAAGGGAAAGGTATCGTTTGTAATGAGCCTTCTGTAGTTGCGATTGATATTGAAAAAAAGACCCCGCTGGCCGTAGGGGATAAAGCAAAAGAAATGATTGGCCGGACACCGGGCAATATTGTAGCGATTCGGCCACTAAAGGATGGCGTAATCTCGGATTTTAATGTTACTCAGAAAATGTTGAAGTATTTTATTACGAGAGCATTAGGCACCGAGTCCCCATTTGCTCGTCCCAGGGTTGTCATCTGTGTACCCTCAGGGGTAACTCCTGTAGAAGAACGGGCTGTCAAGGAAGCTGCCTTGGCTGCGGGAGCAAAGGATCCGGTTATTATGGAGGAGCCGATGGCTGCGGCCATCGGGGCAGGTCTTCCTGTTAGTGAGCCTACAGGCAATATGATTGTAGATATTGGCGGGGGAACCACGGAAGTTGCGGTGATTTCTTTGGGCGGTATCGTGACCAGCCGCTCGATCCGCATTGCTGGGGACGAGATGGATGATTCCATTGTCGCCCATATCAAACGTCGCTATAATTTAATGATAGGCTATCGGACTGCTGAAGATATCAAGATGGAAATTGGCTATGCTTATCAGGCAGAAAAGGGTAAGGCTTATCAAGTCAGAGGACGGGATTTGCTGACGGGACTCCCTAAAACTGTGGAAGTTACCGCGGAAGAAATCCAGGAAGCCCTGCAGGAACCTGTGGTGGCGATTGTTGAAGGGGTAAAGTCTTGCTTGGAGAAAACTCCTCCCGAGTTAGCTGCCGACATTATGGATCGAGGCATCGTCATGGCCGGAGGAGGCTCTCTTCTCCGCAATCTGGACAAGCTGATCGCTGATGAGACAGGAATGCCGGTGCATCTCGCTGAGGATCCTCTATCCTGTGTTGCCCTTGGGACAGGAAAAGTATTGGAAAATGCGGAAGTTTTCCGCAGAATTGCTGCTTTGCAAAAAAGCTAG